A segment of the Manis javanica isolate MJ-LG chromosome 10, MJ_LKY, whole genome shotgun sequence genome:
AGGGAAGAGGTGAGGGTGATGAAGGTGGAAGtgagcagaaggaagaggaagccCAGCCAGGTCTTCCTGCCCTGTGCACCCCCACCCGTGCAGCTGGAACCCCTGGGTTTGGAAGGCACTTCCTTCTCAGACTGCACTGGTGACTGGGATAGGCAAAAGGTGGGATCTTGTGTGGAAGAGTCTGATTAAACCCTGAGGACTGAACCCCAGCATCCAgacccttttatttttctggtaCTGAAAACTTTTGTGTCCTCTTTCCCGTATAAAGTCTACCACCCATGCACCCTGAGCTGAAAGAAATCACATGGCAACATGAGGACTCACCTGGCAAGTTGGGAGGGCTCCCCGGGACTGAGGATGCGGCATCATCCCACCCTGGGTGGTGTCATGGGGACCACAGGCCTGGACCCCGAAGGAAGGCGAGGTCCCTTTTTGGCGATTCATCTGGGGTGGGAGTCCCAGAGATGGGctaaggaggaggaggggaggcaaTTACTTAGGACCATCATCTCAGAAAGTCTCAGGAGTTCTTGGGCTATTGGAGGGTTTCTGGAAGACGGTATGGGAAATGGCTGAGTCAGTCCTAGGGAGGTACTGAGGAAGGCTTCAGTGCCTTTGAAATGATTAGGATTCAAATAGGGTCAGGTGGTTTGGAGGGCTTGAGGCTTTTAATGGGGTTCAGTTGATCTTTAGGAGCCTCTTAGCCTGAGGCTGTCTGCACCTCATGGTGCTGATGGACAGGTGGCCATAGGAGCCCCCTGGAGATGTGCAGCGAGAGTTGATGAAGGCCACGAGGGAGCTGGGTGAGGTGCGGATAACTGTCTGCAGGTCCAGGCTGGCGTCTGACAGAGGTGAAATGGAGAGCGCCCGCTTCTTGGTCAACTTGACTGCACTCAGGGGGCGAGGAAagagtggggctggggcaggaaacAGGAGATATGGTCAAGGGACACGTCTTTTAGCAAAAAGAGGACACTTGACTGTGCTTTGCCCATCTGTGACCTCCTGATCATGGTCTGACCCCTCCCATCTGCAGGCATTTCTTCCAAGTTAGTTCCCTTGTGCTCCCGCCCTCCCCCTCAGGACAAGTTTCAGAGATGTTGCCTGAGGCCTCACCCTCTGTGAAGCTGTCATTCTCTCTGGCTGGCTGGTAACTCTGGGGGCCTGACATAAGGTTGGCCTGATGGCAGAAGGGCAGACCAGGCAGTCCTAGAAAAGAGAGACCACTGGAATGGGGGATGGGAATGGAGGACACATAAGGCCTCACCTTGAGACCCCAGGGAAGACCTGATCCCCTGTCCTAAGCCCTTTTGACATGGGGCCTCAAATCTTAGATGGGAAACGCACAGGGTAGGAGGTAGAGGAGGGATCTCTGGGGCTAGGTGAGACGTCTGCCCATCCTCAAGACACTGGGATTGATACATGCACTGACCTTCTGTTCCCATGCTGGGGGCCCCCTGACTGGGGAGGGGCCGGAGGCAGCAGGGCTCGCCATAGCTACTGACTGGCGGTGGGGTCATCGAGTTGAACATGGTGCCTCAGAGCAGAGTGCAGGGATACTGTAGGAGGAGAAGGGTGATCTGAAAGTTATAAAGACAGGGAGAGAAATAGATAAGGCCAAATACCTAACTCAGGCACAAAACCCCAGCAGAGCCACTCCAAGACATCTGCCATGGGAAATCAAGTTGAAACGATCATCACTCAGGGTGAGGGCAAAGGGAGAAGCGCTGaagaggcagcggtggcagtGCTGGGGATCTCTGTGGGAACTGGGTGGGAGCTttgcctgggtgtgtgtgtgcgtgtgtaggGAGGAATGGTGTGGACTATTGGTACCTACCTGAGCTCCAAGTGATTTTATACCGTGGcctctctatttcttcttgcCCTGACCATGGCTACCATTGAGGGGTGGAATGGGGGAACCCCTGTGAGAGTCTGACTTCAAGCACTGGGTGGGCTGCTCTCCTTGCGCCCCCCTCCCTTACCTTAATTGGTGCCAGCCCACAGACAGCCCATCTGCCATCTCCCCAGCAGAGGGAGTCCTCACCACAGCCCAGCCCGCGAGGCTGGTGGGGCCAAGTGGGAGCTGGGATGAGCTGCTTTTTTTCTCTACGGCAGAAAACCGTGTGGAATGGGATAAGGTTTCTGAGGGGAGccttcctggggctgctgggtACAAAGGATGGAAGCTGATATTATTCTGGGGTGGTTTGGATCTGAGCGCCCACCTCTTTCCGCCTGATTTGGGCAACAGGAAAGGGACTGTGAGGGAAGGAAGGCTTTGGGAGAACGAAGTCTGAGGAAAGGGAGGGTGCTACTGTTCTTTTTCTCCAACTCCAGTTTTAAATCTGCCCCGGGTTTTCCGGTCTCCCGGGATTGagggtggggcggggcggggtaGGGTGGAGAACGACTGGGAGCGGGCCACCGGCGCGGTGGGTGATCCCGGGATGCTGGGATTTAGGGTGAGGGCGGGGTAGGATGGGGAGCGGAACATGGACCCCATGACCCAGCTCGAGCCCCGCAGCCTGGGCTGTACCCCTACTAACTCCTACTTTCCCAGAGGAGATCGGATCCCGCATCCAAGACCTCCCAACTCGACCTTGGCACTCTGTtggttgggggttgggggcacAGCTGGCTGgcagctgggtgtgtgtgtgggggacacgTCTCTCGCCTCTTTCCCCCGTTATGACTCATCCTGAGGAAGGAGGCGGTGGCTCTCAAACGACCCCCGCAGACACTAAAGAGACTCCCCCAAACGTCCTTTCAGTCATCTCCGTCCCACTGCCCAGCTGCAGCAGAGCCGCGATGGAAATAGGGCGACATCCCTCCTCGCCCACGCGTGCAACAGCCCACCCACGTCTTCCCTTCACGCGGTTAAAGAAAAATTCTGCCAACTTTTCCAGCTTCAGTTAAGTTTTCTGGGGTATGGATGAGAGAGCAGGATGGGGCAGGGAGCTCTGGAGTCCTAGGGTTCCCTTGATGGAGCCCTGAATCATCTCATGTGTCCCCCTATTTTCCAGAGTCCTCCTCCCCAACTCCCAAGCACCGGCCCCGCCCCCTTCTCCCGGGCCCGCCTTTCCCGCCCCCGTGCCTCCTCGGCCCACCCAAGTCGCCGCCGCAGGCTCTGGCTGCAGACGGCTCGGCTTCCCCCGCCCGTCCCGGGAGCCCAGTAGAGCAAGCCGCGGTGGAGAAAAGCTgttggggcgggggtggggtggggggcttgaGAGGCGGACCacatttttccctcctccactCAGTGCATCCAGAAAGGTGGTGGTGGAGCCTAGAggctgggttgggggtgggggcagagttGGAGAACTGGGGTCCCGTTGGAGaggtggaaaagaaagaagaatccaGAACTATAGGGAGAGAAAGAGGTCTGGGTGAATAAAATAAGGTGTGTATGGGGAGAAGAAGGGGTCCGGACACCTTAGGTTCCTGGTATCCCagctggctgttcctgagttaacCCCTCAGGACCCCCGGGAAACCCTTAGTGACGTCAAGGGCGGGGTCAGTGCTGCAGGGCAGAGGATGCCGGGGAGATGATATGGGATGGGGGGTTGTCTCTGAACCCTGCCTCCTAGGGAAAACGACGCTAATACCGGCCTTTACAACTTCCCCAGGCAGTCGGTCCGCCTTCTGCCTCTACTGGACCGTAAAGACTTATCCTAGAAGACCCCATTCCTTCAGCCCCCTTAAACCTCTGTCCCCAGTCTCTGTGGGATTCCCCTCTCCCTAATCCTGTCCCCAAAGCTAGCTACCCAGAGAGGATTGTTTCGGGGTCAGGGAGCCTGAAAGAGGCTTCGGAGCGGGGAGCAAGGGCAGGCAGGGTGGTCTGAATCAAAGGAGGGGCCTTGGTCCCCAGCTTCTGTTTGGGAGAGAGGGCCAATGGGGATGCACCGGCAGACTGTGGCCAGTGGTCCCGCCCAGTCCCAGTAGGGGTATCTTCCCTCCGCTGGCCCCAGCTGCCCTGGTGGTCCTGAGGTTAGAGGGTCAAGACAAGGTCTCATCAACTCCTGCCTAGCACCCTGACCACAGTCCTTGGGACTTAGGAGTCCAAATTCCTTGAGTCTTTCTAGGGCCTAAACAAGACACGGGCCACTCCAGGCCCCTTCCTAGTACAGAAGACACTCCTTTTCTCCGATGTACATACACCAACAAGCCCATCTGGCACAAGACAGGTCAGGGGTTCGAGCCCAGCCACCCCCAGTGGTTCTGTCGCCTTAAACACACCCATCCCTACCCCACCTAGAGTTCAATCCTTTGCTGTCCCCTCCTTTCAGAAACACCGACGTCTTCCTGCCGGCACTCAGAGCACAGCTGGAGTTCCCTCTCTATCACGCAGACCTCCAGCTAGCAGTCGCTCCAGCCTCTTCAACCAAACCTCACGAAAGTGAGGTGTCTCTAATAGATGGGAGAGGCGGAGTCGGACAAAGAGATCCACGATTGCCGGAGACAGACAGGCTGTCAGAAGAAAAAAGATCCGGAGGAGATACAAATGAAAATCTCCCGACTTTCTACATTTCACCTCAGGCTCTCCCCCCTACCCCCCAATTTTGCCTCTGTGCCCCAGGTGTCCCTCTCGGTTGGGCAGAGTCCCTCGCAAACTAAGCATCCCCTCaggccccctcccccaccgcTCCCAGGTGGCCCCCGCCTGCCCCCCTTCTCACCTCCGTCTGGGCGCTGGGCTCGGGGTGCGCGGTCCAGGGCTGGAGTCCGGGCTGGGGGATGTGCGGTGGGAGGGGGGGCAGACAGGGCCACGGCAGCGTAGCCTCAGTGCCACCCCCGCCCCCCCTAACCTGGCCGCCAGCCCTCCAGCCGGCCCAGCTCGCCGGGCCCAGAGCCGGGACCACCCGCGAGAAgcgcaaactttttttttccttttgcaaaaaCTTTTTCTCGCTCAAGCCGCCGGCTCGCCGCCGCTCTTCCCGCTCGTCCCTCACCTCCCTCCTATTTCCCTCCCTCTTGCCGTTCTGGAGGATGAGGCGGGGTAGCTGGAAGCCAGAGAGGGGGTGCCGGGCTTATTGCACCCCCAGGACCCCCAGGATCCTCCCCCTCCCTTGAGGGACCCTATACTGCCTACACTGCCCCCCCCAACACGCTGCTGTTGGTGGGCAGTAAATCCCGGCATGGATTCTTGGATCGGCAGCCCATGAAGAGGCCCTGAAGCAGAGCCAGAAAAAAACATTGAGAAATATATTGGGGGGAGGGGGAGCGACAAAAGAAAGTTCATCCGAGAAAGATAATATTGGAGGCAAGGTCATCGACCTTGTGGGTGCTTCCCGAGCATTCCGCCATCCTGTAATCTATCTGCCGGCCTCAGCCTTTGGATGGAACATGAAGGATTTAGGACAGATTTGGCGTTTGGTGGGAACAGGACTGGGACAGAGTTGGGTTGCGGGTGAGGGGTTTATGgagcataaaaaagaaaagcagcagcTGAGGCTCTGCGAGCCGAGTATGTGTTCACAAGATTACTAAGGAACCTCGGGACTGAAGTACTGGTCGCCGAGACTCCTCGCTCTCCTTCCCAAAGAAGTTCTGGTGACTGCGGCCACTTCGGCACCTCTGCGAAGCCCGCTCTCCTCCGGAGCTTCAAGGTCGTCTGCTCCCTCTGCTGGCCTTGCTGGCACACGACACCCTCTCGGTGTCCTGACGCAAGAGGAGACTGGGGCTGCTGAAGGAGTAGGAGGCTTAGGAGGTCCCCTCTCCAAAGCCCAGTTAGGAGCCCAGGGAGGGGTCGTATGAGTCTCAAGAAAGGGTGGGCACACTGCAGAGGCTGCTAATGCAGAGCCCTAGTGTCTGACAGGGGAGTGTCCTGACCCTCTGGATTCGTGTTTCCATGGTGATGCACCTGAGGCAGGGGAAGGGGCAACTATTTTAGTCTCTCCGGCTTTTctgagaagggaaaaagaatTGGTGGGGAAAGGagtctcttccttttctctcaccCCTCAGACAGAGCTCCCATATTCTTGCTCTGCTTCCAAGAACACTTCCTTGGGCCTAGAAAGTAGATTAACTGTTCAGTCTGAGGGTCAAGGGGAAAAGGTGAAGCTAGGAAGGGGTCTCAGACCCCACCAATATAGGTAGTAACTGTGGAGGAACAGACAAGGAGTCCTATTTGACCCTTCTCAGGCTCACCACCCCTCACTCCTGACTCCCATTTCTGGAGCTGTCCTAAACACCTTCTCATGACTTTGGCCTGGACACCAGTTACACCCAGAGGGTCAGGCAAGACCAATGGTCAGTGGAGAAGAAGGGACCTGGCacacaccccagccccagccatatGCTCTTTTTGCAGAGAAGCTCTTTGAGAGCATACTACTTTCTCGagatcagtgattctcaaacattttggtttcaAGTCTCTGCTGCACTCTTAGAAATTATTCAACTTTTGTTACTGTGGTGTCTATCAATTTACCATATTTGAAGTCAAAACTGAAAAAACTTGTAATGCAGGAATACACAAGCACACATCCCATTAACAATGTCAGATGCCATACAACCTCCAGGAAACTCCACTGTATGCTTTTGAGATaatgaaaatgaagaagacaaataacatcttagtattattatgaaaatagttctgATCTTGTGAACACCCCTGAAAAAGTCTCAGGGACCTCCCAGGGCTCCCCAGACCACACCTTGAAAACTAATGCTCTGGACCCTCACCACAGCTTTTCTCCATGACTCATAATTGatgttttccctcctttttattaGGTACGTATAAATGTTTGTCCCCTTAGTGGGTCCTGCCCCACACCTGGGAAAAGCCAGGGAACTTCTCAGGTGCCTCACTCCTGACTCCCCTTTCTGGAGCTGTCCTAAACACCTTCTCTCAGCCGCTTGCCCATCTCCTTGGCTCTGCCTTAAGCGCTTCAACTGCCCCTTCCCTTGGCTAGCCTGTTTCGCCTGTCCCAAGCCTTCTGGGCTCTGGGACTGCTTCTTCCTTCCCTCACTACTGGACTTTCTTTTCCTGAGAGAGACTAAGTaatttttctctgccttctccctccctcacttctgCCATCTTCTCATAGGACTTAGGGTAGAAAATCATGCTTTCTGGGTAGACTCCTTTAGACGATACACTTTGCCCATCTCCCACACATCAACCAACCTGAAATAGGCCAAAGTCTGGACAAGAAAGTACCCATTTGGGTCCCATAAGGGTTGATCCAGTAATACTACCAGGTGGCCCATTGGGTGGAGGTGTGGCTCAGGAATCTGATGCCTCCAGCCACAGATGCCCTTTGCCTGGGAACCcccagtttgacttctttactcCAGACCCTCAGGTCCTCTCGCTAGCTGCAGCCACAGGCCTCTACCACCATGTCTGGCACATCTGTCTTGACCACATTACCATCACGGTCAAGATAGAGGATAGAGAGAGGCCTTCGGGCAGTAGGCACACAGCAAGAGGTACCCAAGGGCCAAGGGTTGTTGGCCTTGAGGAGGTTGAAGACAGCAGAATGGAAGGAGGCAGCAATGCCTGGGCTGCCAGCCAGGTGAGGGGGACACTGCCCACTACAGTAATTTAGCTGGTACCCCTCAGGCTGCAGGATCCAGTCCCGCCATCCCAGCTCCTGGAAGTCTACATAATGGTCTCGCCTACAACATAAGGGGGTCTCAGGCTCACAGGTGGGGGTCCTCCTCCTGGTCCGGCCTGCTCCAGGCTCATTGGGCTGGATCTTAAGCTCCAGGAAGGGTCTCTGGTCTCCCGTTGTGTCCAGGAGCCGCCGAGGTGGTCTGGCAGCAGAGTTGTTGCCTTCTAGGGGTCTGCAGTCCAGCTGGAGTTTCAGGACCCCAGACTCCTCACCCCTCAAGCCACTAGAAGGCAGAGCCAGGGCGTGCCAGCCCGGGGTTGTCATTTGGTGCTCAGCCAGGAGGGTGCGGGACCCTTGGTGCTTCCTTCTCAGGCCCCAGTGGAAGATCTTCACGTAAAGAGTGCCAGGAAGGGTGGGAAGCACGTGCAGCCAGAGGCGAGCATAGTACAGGTGGTGGAACTGAGGAGTAGACAGGTGGAAGGTGAGCATGGAGCTGCAGGTTGCAGTGGAGGACTCTGCCAGAAAGATGGAGAAGGACTGAAGGACGTGAGCAGAGATGAAGCTCTCTTCAGAGACTCCGGCATGTCCTGCCCGCTGCTCTCCCTAGCACCACCTTTAGAAAAAATGGGGACTGCCCGCCCCAACTCCTCCTTCTATTTCTATACCCCACTACTTCCACTTTTTCTGTTAGTCACCCCCTTGACCTCCCTTCCCCTGTCTGCTctctgcctgtctctgcctcACCCACCTGTGTTGGCAGCAAAGCTGATGATTTCCTCCCCATTCACTGGAGCCATACTTCCTGGCCGTAGTCTCCGGAGGGCTCTGGTCAGCGCTGCCTGGGGTAGAGGGTGAATTATTCTGGGACGGCTGGTCAGGTGCAGCCCATCCAAAATTTGCTGCTTGGCTAGCTCCAGGACCAGAGCTCGCTCTGCTTGGGGTGCCAGTGTGGGGCCCCCACAGGAAGGACACACAGCCCCTGCCCCCTGTGCCCACAGTAGTGCCCACAACAGTGCCCACAGCAGCACTGGCCAGAGCTGGACATCACGGATCCCCATACTCCTGGTGAAGGACTCTGGGTCAGGGCGGGAGCCTCGGGTGGCAGTCGCTCCTTCTGTTGATCTGATTGTGTGGAGGCCAGTGAGGGCCCCGCAGCAGCAGACACCAGTGCCACACCTATCCTTGGCCAAGGGTAGAGCCACCTGTCTTCTATTGCCTAGGACTCAGGAAGGCAGAAAGTGGGTGGTCCAATGGATAGCTGTGTTTAGCACCATCTGGGAGTTTGACCCTCACAGCTCTTGTCTGGTCACTGCCTGGGGCCTCTTTAGAGCAGGCAACCTGGGGCTCCCTCACCTAGTGGTCAGCTGGCAGGCCTACCCTCTGAGCCCCAGGATTGGCCAGTTGTACTGCCCATCAGGCCCCTGCAGGGGGTGGAGTTTCCCCCCCCACCCAGAGCTCAGGTTTCACCATCTGGCCCTAGTCACTAAGTTTGAGGTATGGGTATGGGGGCAGAGGGGCAATGTGGACACGCATGATGCAAGAAAGAGGGTGATTTCACATGCTCAGTCCCCAAGGTCTGGGGCTTGGAGGAGGGAACTCCATATGAGCAAACTGGGGAAGGGCAATTTGCCCCTATACCTCCAGTCTTTCTAGCTCACCCAGCCACcactgctgcagcagttcccatGAGGCAGCTGTGAGTTCTAGTGGTTCTCTCTCTGGGGTCTCTGGGATGGAAGGAGCACTCTGGTTTTTCATGCCTAGCAATGGGGCTGGGACAGGGGTGAGAGGTTGGTGGGGGGCAGGAAGAATGAAGTCCTCTTGCCCAGGCCAAGGTGGCAGTGCCACAGGGCACAGAAGTCACCTCCTGACCCTGACTGTGCTGGCCGCCCAGAGTCCAGTTGGACTAGAGCACAGTGTGGAGGAGGGCCAGAGTACAGTGCGGACATGTTACTGTGATGTCGCAGGAAACCCAGCAAGGCAGCGGTGGTGATGATGCAATCTTACAGCAGAGCAAAGTCCATCAAGGCTGGCAGAGGGCATGGCCCTTGGGAGGGCCTGCACCCGACTGCTGGTTCTCTTTCAGGGCACTGTGAGAACTGTGTAAGTTTGGGGCATCCTAGAAGTGATGCTGGGCCTCTAGTAACAGGGGTGGACAATGGGAGGTTTAAGGACTTTTAGGGGCAAAGCAAGGTGAGGGCAGCAGACTTCCttccaatcccagctctgcttAGCACATTTCTCACTGACCCAGGCCCTTCCACCTTGAACCCATGAAGGTAGACCTAATGCTAGTCTTTCTCCTTATACTCCAGTTTCTTCAAAAAGCTGGGAGGAAGTGAGCGTGACTTGGAAATGTGCCACTACAACGTTTAATAATCTCTCTTCTATTTAGCCACGGGGGCTGTAAAGAGAGAATACTAGATGAGGCACTGGGGGAACTGGGGGAGAGAGGCGGTGCTTTGGGGACTGGGCGCAGTACCGCCAGTGTCCACCATGTGGCAGTGCCGTGCCACTGGACAGCAGCAGGCTTAGCAAGGACCGGCTCCTAAGGAAGGGGCTGCTCGGGGAGTGGAGAGATGGGCGCTTCCCaccctcttcctgcctctccaaCACAAAGCCAGAAAGCTGGCCCTCTGTCTTCTCCTCTCGACCCTGCCAGAGAGCAGAGGCGGTCATCAGGACCCACATCACTGCTGCCTTTGGTTTTGGACCTCATCACATTGATGCGTGGCAGTGGAGCTAGGTGATGGGAGTCAGGTTCTTCCTAGAAACTCAGGGCACCATGTCGTGGGAGGGGAGAAAGAACAACGAGACTGAAACCCTCAGTCCACGctgtctatctccccaggtcctGGAACATATTCAAGCCCCTCTGTCCAGCGctccctccagctcccagcaACCCCTCTGTTGGTGGGGGCTGGAGTGACAGCTCTCTACCCTTTGGAGTCTGGACCATGGAACTACAAACTAGAGGTTTCTGCCCCTGGTGGTGTCTCAGAAGGCTTACCTGTTGGTGCCAGAAGACAGGGGAAGCAGCAAGAAGTGGCTTCAGGAGTCGCTGACCCCACTTCTTCTCTACCCTTGCTGTCAGATGCCCCCAATTCCCAGCTTTTCCTACCCTCTTGCTGCTGTGCCTGGCCTGGCCCTACCTCCCCACTGACACTTACGTCAGAACCCAGCTATAAATATGCTCTTAGCATCTTAGTCACTTTTCTCAAGAAGTACTCTTGGTTATAAATACCCCAGCCATCTGCCTCACAGTCCGTCCTACCACCAACCTGGTTGGGGCTGGGGGGTGGTGATAGGCTTGGGGAGTGTAAGGAAGTAGAGGAAGACAGAATGATCATCTTGCCTGAATGAGAAAAGCCTGGCAGAGTCTAGAGTTAGGGGTCCGGGGGTTCCAGAAGAAAAGCTTTGGAAAAAGACAGACTCTGTCTTTCCCCCTTAACAAAAGGCAGAGCCAAAAAAAGGGAATAATACTGATcctgtgtttatttaaaaatttgctgTTGTGTTCATCACAGATTTTTTGGcattaattttgtttctaaaatattgCATTAAGATATCATTTGGACCTCAATTGATGAATTTTTTGGCATTCCCTTAAAATTCTGCTCCCCAGGCAAGTGCCTTGCTTTGCTTCACCTTAGTCTTGGCCCTGGGGACTGAAGCTGCaattggagggagggagggaagttaGATCTGGGAGAggagtggagggtggggaggagagatgtgggggaaggaggaggagggacaggCAACAGAAGACTTCCTTAGATTCTCTCCTTGGATGAAGATCTCCTCAAGTCAAAGGTGGGCTGACTTCCATGGGTTGCTCAGGAAGCCCCACAGCTCAGATTGGCAGTCTACCAGGAGGCCCCTGTCCAATTTTCTCCTCTAGGGCTCCTAATGCAGGGACCTCAGACCCTGTTAGGAGAGGGTTATACACTGAGCAAACACAGACATCACGTTACCCAAAGGACACACAGCTTTTGCGCAAACTCGGCCTTGGGCTGCAGACAATATCGACCCCATGGTTCAGGGCTGTCCAACCAAAGTGAGAAgatggtgggggaagagggcaaagGTCCAGAGAGGACTCAGTCCCAGGGCAAATGCCTCTCTTTCCTAATCCCAgggcttccttttcttctttctgtcccaCTTAAGTGGCCCTTGGCTAGTCCCAGCTTCCAGGCAGGAACCCTGGACAGGGCTCTGGTGGCTGGTGAGGGAAGGCAGCCATCTCTGAGCCATGCTTCCCAGCACACATGTTGCCAGGTTGTCTCCCTGCTTGCTGACTGAGCACCAGCCTGTCTCCTCTCGGAGTGAgtacagagggaggaaaggagcagGTAAACCCCAGGCCTCTGTTAACCCTGAAGCTAGTAAAGATCGttctgggaggcaggaggaggcccaagagagaagaggaggcagctggggaagggaaagTCCTGAAGTGTGGGATGGACACTAAGTAGCTCATCTCTGTGAAGCCTGTGTGA
Coding sequences within it:
- the INHBE gene encoding inhibin beta E chain, whose product is MGIRDVQLWPVLLWALLWALLWAQGAGAVCPSCGGPTLAPQAERALVLELAKQQILDGLHLTSRPRIIHPLPQAALTRALRRLRPGSMAPVNGEEIISFAANTESSTATCSSMLTFHLSTPQFHHLYYARLWLHVLPTLPGTLYVKIFHWGLRRKHQGSRTLLAEHQMTTPGWHALALPSSGLRGEESGVLKLQLDCRPLEGNNSAARPPRRLLDTTGDQRPFLELKIQPNEPGAGRTRRRTPTCEPETPLCCRRDHYVDFQELGWRDWILQPEGYQLNYCSGQCPPHLAGSPGIAASFHSAVFNLLKANNPWPLGTSCCVPTARRPLSILYLDRDGNVVKTDVPDMVVEACGCS